One part of the Palaemon carinicauda isolate YSFRI2023 chromosome 23, ASM3689809v2, whole genome shotgun sequence genome encodes these proteins:
- the LOC137617658 gene encoding serine/arginine repetitive matrix protein 2-like yields MSKVSIHDGKYAEIWHSLSASHVILVHAVRILGLSTICVVVSESPPPSWAGASGSPPPGDNQTNVRRPSSDAFGWKLPKTPGRSPLRMDVTLDPWLPSMERLDSFPTISTAVPDDFLQPSISGTQRRKKSPSGHANSRYARNVASSDSSEVDSPSEEEVRVKRRRRRELSESEHSRSRSRSRVSRKRSRSQSRKYKRSVSPGGAWVYVPSGESKTLHSPDHRSSERASRLPSSMHSLEPRDLPTGTVTSAPRALGQPRALTEPAVPALPRDPPAYGAHYRYRTAPLDPRAGRPVCLASNPAPPLQAKASADGGEASPTEDSAYRRVVGLIRRQHGITEPSAPRGDSWRSSLLRITHHAALPKSSLALPLAPDLVLGQEYIDNLVASNAEAPKSQSASKLLQGLKSQGKVYIPEGRRPGPCRVDPALDVLDPEQQSLLTDLLTSGGKTLKFLSYQALALTANWILRKRDTVLAKVSRKIPDREARAVRSLPLWGESLFPLKELESLMEKVSKRKEANVPRPASSKRPPYRRAASDSAVTSQPAPSTSRREAPSSSWATTPQPSRRGAPTSSSSFRSSYSASRRGRSGRPSRRR; encoded by the exons ATGAGCAAAGTTTCTATCCATGACGGGAAATATGCAGAGATATGGCATTCGCTCTCTGCATCTCATGTTATTCTCGTTCACGCAGTGAGAATTTTAGGACTCTCAACTATTTG tgttgtagtctcagagtccccgccgccctcgtgggctggtgcgtcgggctctcccccgccaggggacaACCAAACTAATGTTCGCcgtccgagtagcgatgccttcggatggaagctaccGAAGACACCGGGGAGGTCGCCGCTGaggatggacgtgaccctggacccctggctccctagcatggaacggttggactcttttccgacgatctccacggcggtCCCCGATGATTTTCTCCAACCCTCAATCTCGGGCACCCAACGTCGGAAGAAATCCCCCTCGGGCCACGCAAACAGCCGTTACGCGAGAAACGTGGCGTCGTCGGACTCGTCGGAAGTAGATTCGCCTTCCGAAGAGGAGGTCAGGGTGAAGCGTCGCAGGAGAAGGGAACTGTCCGAGAGCGagcattcccgctctaggtcaaggtcgcgagttagcagaaagcgctcccgctcccagtctcgtaagtataagagaagtgtgtctcccgggggcgcctgggtctacgtgcCTTCGGGGGAGTCCAAGACACTTCATTCACCAGACCATCGGTCCAGCgaacgtgcgtctaggctgccgtcctctatgcacagcctagaaccgcgtgatctg cccaccgggaccgtgacctccGCTCCCAGAGCCTTAGGGCAACCGAGAGCTCTCACTGAGCCGGCGGTACCCGCCTTGCCCCGGGATCCACCCGCTTATGGAGCTCACTACCGGTACAGGactgcccccctggacccaagagcTGGACGACCGGTCTGCCTGGCCAGCAACCCAGCTCCCCCACTCCAGGCCaaagcctcggctgacggaggagaagcttccccgacggaggactccgcctatagaagAGTAGTGGGACTCATCAGAAGGCAGCATGGGATTACGGAACCCTCGGCTCCGAGGggtgattcctggaggtcaagcctcctgaggatTACTCATCACGCCGCCCTTCCGAAgtcttccctggcccttcctcttgccccagacctagtactagggcaagagtacatagacaacttggtggccagcaatgcagaggcccccaagtcccagagtgcctcgaaactgctccagggcctcaaatcgCAGGGTAAAGTGTATATTCCGGAAGGGcgccgcccaggcccctgtagagtggacccggccttggacgtCCTAG atcctgagcagcaaagcctcctgacggaccttctcacctccggggggaaaacacTTAAGTTCCTCTCATATCAGGCGCTCGCCCTTACGGCCAACTGGATCCTCCGTAAACGAGACACGGTCCTGGCTAAGGTATCTAGGAAGATCCCAGACAGAGAGGCCCGGGCCGTAcgtagccttcccttgtggggtgagtcaCTGTTCCCGTTGAAAGAACTTGAGAGCCTGATGGAGAAAGTGTCAAAGAGgaaggaggccaacgtccccagacctgcgtcgtctaagagacctccctacaggagggccgcctcagatagcgccgtgacATCTCAGCCCGCCCCCAGCActtcgaggagagaagccccctcttcctcctgggcaacaactcctcaaccctcccgcagaggagcgcCAACTtcgtctagctccttcaggtcgagttactccgcctctaggagaggcaggtcaggccgcccctctagaagaaggtag